A window from Carbonactinospora thermoautotrophica encodes these proteins:
- the hutU gene encoding urocanate hydratase, whose protein sequence is MSSDPRTVRAPRGTELSCKGWPQEAALRMLMNNLDPEVAEHPEELIVYGGSGKAARDWASFDAIVRTLRDLAGDETLLVQSGKPVGVFRTHEWAPRVLIANSNLVPDWATWEEFRRLEALGLTMFGQMTAGSWIYIGTQGILQGTYETFAAVAAKRFGGSLAGTITLTAGLGGMGGAQPLAVTMNGGVVICVECDPSRIRRRIEHRYLDVQAAGVEEALRLAVEARDERRPLSIGVLGNAAEIVPRLLAMDAPIDIVTDQTSAHDPLKYLPVGVAFEDWADYAASKPEEFTRRARESMARHVEAMVGFLDRGAEVFDYGNSIRGEAKLAGYRRAFDFPGFVPAYIRPLFCEGKGPFRWAALSGDPADIAKTDRAVMELFPENEALTRWLRMAGEKVHYQGLPARICWLGYGERHRAGLRFNEMVASGELSAPIVIGRDHLDCGSVASPYRETEAMLDGSDAIADWPLLNALLNTASGAAWVSIHHGGGVGIGRSIHAGQVTVADGTELSAQKLERVLTNDPGMGVIRHVDAGYDRAVEVAEERGVRVPMRESR, encoded by the coding sequence TCTACGGCGGCTCCGGCAAGGCCGCCCGCGACTGGGCGTCGTTCGACGCGATCGTGCGCACGCTCCGGGACCTGGCGGGCGACGAGACCCTGCTCGTGCAGTCCGGCAAGCCGGTCGGCGTGTTCCGCACCCACGAGTGGGCGCCCCGGGTGCTGATCGCCAACTCCAACCTGGTCCCGGACTGGGCCACCTGGGAGGAGTTCCGCCGGCTGGAGGCGCTCGGGCTCACCATGTTCGGCCAGATGACCGCCGGTTCCTGGATCTACATCGGCACCCAGGGCATCCTCCAGGGCACGTACGAGACGTTCGCCGCGGTCGCCGCGAAGCGGTTCGGCGGCTCGCTCGCCGGCACCATCACGCTCACCGCAGGCCTCGGCGGCATGGGCGGCGCCCAGCCGCTGGCCGTCACCATGAACGGCGGCGTGGTCATCTGCGTCGAATGCGACCCGTCCCGCATCCGCCGGCGCATCGAGCACCGGTACCTGGACGTCCAGGCGGCCGGTGTCGAGGAGGCGCTGCGGCTCGCCGTCGAGGCCCGCGACGAGCGCCGGCCGCTGTCGATCGGCGTGCTCGGCAACGCGGCCGAGATCGTGCCGCGGCTGCTCGCCATGGACGCGCCGATCGACATCGTCACCGACCAGACCTCGGCGCACGACCCGCTGAAGTACCTGCCTGTCGGGGTCGCGTTCGAGGACTGGGCCGACTACGCGGCCAGCAAGCCCGAGGAGTTCACCCGCCGGGCGCGTGAGTCGATGGCCAGGCACGTCGAGGCCATGGTCGGGTTCCTCGACCGGGGCGCGGAGGTCTTCGACTACGGCAACTCGATCCGGGGCGAGGCCAAGCTCGCCGGGTACCGGCGGGCGTTCGACTTCCCCGGCTTCGTGCCCGCCTACATCCGGCCGCTGTTCTGCGAGGGCAAGGGCCCGTTCCGGTGGGCGGCGCTTTCTGGTGACCCGGCCGACATCGCCAAGACCGACCGGGCCGTGATGGAGCTGTTCCCCGAGAACGAGGCGCTCACCCGGTGGCTGCGGATGGCCGGGGAGAAGGTCCACTACCAGGGCCTGCCCGCGCGGATCTGCTGGCTCGGATACGGGGAGCGGCACCGGGCGGGCCTGCGGTTCAACGAGATGGTCGCCTCCGGGGAGCTGTCCGCGCCGATCGTCATCGGGCGGGACCACCTGGACTGCGGCTCGGTCGCCTCGCCGTACCGGGAGACCGAGGCCATGCTCGACGGCTCCGACGCGATCGCCGACTGGCCGCTGCTCAACGCCCTGCTCAACACCGCCTCCGGCGCGGCCTGGGTGTCGATCCACCACGGCGGCGGCGTCGGCATCGGCCGGTCCATCCACGCCGGCCAGGTCACGGTCGCGGACGGCACCGAGCTGTCGGCTCAGAAGCTGGAGCGGGTGCTCACCAACGACCCGGGCATGGGCGTCATCCGGCACGTCGACGCCGGGTACGACCGGGCGGTCGAAGTCGCCGAGGAGCGCGGCGTCCGTGTCCCCATGCGGGAGAGCAGGTGA
- a CDS encoding type II toxin-antitoxin system RelE family toxin: MSDRYDLLVARPARRALTQELPIKIAMAVWELLDGALRDDPYRVGKPLRDPFVGQWVARRSSYRVRYRIDEDKHAVVVLDVRARADAYHPRRA, encoded by the coding sequence GTGAGTGACCGCTACGACCTGCTCGTGGCCCGGCCCGCCCGGCGAGCTCTCACCCAGGAGCTTCCGATCAAGATCGCCATGGCGGTCTGGGAGTTGCTCGACGGGGCGCTGCGCGACGACCCGTACCGGGTCGGCAAGCCCTTGCGGGATCCGTTCGTCGGACAGTGGGTCGCTCGGCGCAGCAGCTACCGTGTCCGGTACCGGATCGACGAGGACAAGCACGCAGTGGTCGTGCTCGACGTCCGCGCCCGCGCCGACGCCTACCACCCCCGGCGTGCGTGA
- a CDS encoding DUF2087 domain-containing protein, translating to MSEAEGTTADGGSAAVELLGLLADRERLRVFAALVLGPGDSRDVAARAGLPVRDALRALTRLEAGGLVGREAGRWVAYERVLADAVSRAAAAREPEEFGAADPAETAVLRVFFRDGRLVSIPAQRTKRLVVLDHVARVFEPGVRYPEREVDAILRAFHPDHAALRRYLVDEGFLSRENGEYWRTGGTVVI from the coding sequence ATGAGCGAGGCTGAAGGGACGACCGCCGATGGCGGGAGCGCGGCCGTCGAGCTGTTGGGACTGCTCGCCGACCGGGAGCGGTTGCGCGTGTTCGCCGCACTCGTCCTCGGCCCGGGCGACAGCCGGGACGTGGCCGCCCGGGCGGGGCTTCCGGTGCGGGACGCCCTTCGTGCCCTCACCCGGTTGGAGGCCGGCGGGCTGGTGGGCCGCGAGGCCGGCCGCTGGGTGGCGTACGAGCGGGTGCTGGCGGACGCGGTCAGTCGCGCGGCGGCCGCCCGGGAGCCGGAGGAGTTCGGCGCCGCGGATCCGGCCGAGACGGCGGTGCTGCGGGTGTTCTTCCGCGACGGCCGCCTGGTCTCCATCCCGGCCCAGCGCACGAAGCGGCTGGTGGTGCTCGACCACGTGGCGCGCGTGTTCGAGCCCGGGGTGCGCTACCCGGAGCGGGAGGTGGACGCGATCCTGCGCGCGTTCCACCCCGACCACGCGGCGCTGCGCCGGTACCTGGTCGACGAGGGGTTCCTGTCGCGGGAGAACGGCGAGTACTGGCGCACCGGCGGCACGGTGGTGATCTAG
- a CDS encoding transposase, translating into MWRPSPPTRSAASSSGWRRPGSTAKGDPDILIVVDAGYHTPRLAYLLADLPVEVLGRLRSDRVLRRPAPPRRYAPKGGRPPRHGGEFRFTDPHPLAPAGHHHHTHRPLRHRDRHRLGPAAPPPHPPRRLARPPRRPYPSWRTP; encoded by the coding sequence ATGTGGCGGCCGTCACCGCCAACCAGGTCCGCGGCGTCGTCCAGCGGCTGGCGGCGGCCGGGCAGCACCGCGAAAGGCGATCCGGACATCCTGATCGTGGTCGACGCCGGCTACCACACACCCCGGCTGGCTTATCTGCTGGCCGACCTGCCGGTGGAGGTACTCGGCCGGCTGCGCTCAGACCGGGTGCTGCGCCGGCCCGCACCACCCCGCCGCTACGCCCCGAAGGGGGGACGGCCGCCCAGGCACGGCGGGGAGTTCCGCTTCACCGACCCGCACCCCCTGGCACCAGCCGGACACCACCACCACACCCACCGCCCGCTACGGCACCGTGACCGCCACCGCCTGGGACCGGCTGCACCCCCGCCTCACCCACCGCGCCGCCTGGCTCGACCACCCCGGCGACCTTACCCATCCTGGAGGACACCCTGA
- a CDS encoding allantoate amidohydrolase: MTFEKLWGDLLPVGRYGPTGGYRRYSWTAADAECRAWFVEEATRRGLTVETDRNGNLWAWWGAPGPGAVVTGSHLDSVPDGGAFDGPLGVVSALAAIDLLRARGARPVRPLAVAVFVEEEGARFGVPCLGSRLLTGAISPERARGLRDADGVTLAEAVAAYGLDPDALGPDTERLRSIGVFVELHVEQGRGLVDLGAPVGVASSIWPHGRWRFDFTGEANHAGTTRLEDRRDPMLTFANTVLAARKKARLAGALATVGKVHVEPNGTNAIPSAVHAWLDARAPDEETLRAVVGEIVQAARERAARDGTGFAETCESYTPVVEFAGDLRDRLAGVLGGAPVLPTGAGHDAGVLAAEVPTAMLFVRNPTGVSHAPAEHAELPDCLAGVAALAAVLEDLGCR, from the coding sequence GTGACCTTCGAGAAGCTCTGGGGGGACCTGCTGCCGGTCGGGCGGTACGGCCCGACCGGCGGCTACCGCCGGTACTCCTGGACGGCGGCCGACGCCGAATGCCGGGCGTGGTTCGTCGAGGAGGCCACCCGGCGCGGGCTCACCGTCGAGACCGACCGCAACGGCAACCTGTGGGCCTGGTGGGGCGCACCGGGCCCGGGCGCGGTGGTCACCGGATCGCACCTGGACTCGGTACCGGACGGCGGCGCCTTCGACGGGCCGCTCGGGGTGGTGTCCGCGCTCGCCGCGATCGACCTGCTGCGCGCGCGGGGCGCGCGGCCGGTCCGGCCGCTCGCCGTGGCCGTGTTCGTCGAGGAGGAGGGCGCCCGGTTCGGCGTGCCCTGCCTGGGGTCGCGGCTGCTCACCGGCGCGATCTCCCCAGAGCGGGCGCGCGGGCTGCGTGACGCGGACGGGGTGACCCTCGCCGAGGCGGTGGCCGCGTACGGCCTCGACCCGGACGCCCTCGGCCCGGACACCGAGCGTCTGCGCTCGATCGGCGTGTTCGTCGAGCTGCATGTCGAGCAGGGCCGCGGGCTGGTCGACCTCGGCGCGCCGGTCGGCGTGGCCAGCTCGATCTGGCCGCACGGCCGCTGGCGGTTCGACTTCACCGGGGAGGCCAACCACGCCGGCACGACCCGCCTGGAGGACCGGCGCGACCCCATGCTGACCTTCGCCAACACCGTGCTCGCCGCCCGCAAGAAGGCCCGGCTGGCCGGCGCGCTCGCCACGGTCGGCAAGGTCCACGTGGAGCCGAACGGCACCAACGCCATCCCGTCGGCCGTCCACGCCTGGCTCGACGCGCGCGCCCCTGATGAGGAGACGCTGCGCGCCGTGGTCGGCGAGATCGTCCAGGCCGCCCGGGAGCGGGCCGCCCGTGACGGCACCGGCTTCGCCGAGACCTGCGAGTCGTACACCCCCGTGGTCGAGTTCGCCGGCGACCTGCGGGACCGGCTGGCCGGGGTCCTCGGCGGGGCGCCCGTCCTGCCCACCGGCGCCGGCCACGACGCGGGCGTGCTCGCCGCCGAGGTCCCGACCGCCATGCTGTTCGTCCGCAACCCGACCGGTGTCTCCCACGCGCCCGCCGAGCACGCCGAGCTGCCCGACTGCCTGGCTGGCGTGGCGGCCCTGGCGGCCGTGCTGGAGGACCTGGGGTGCCGGTGA
- a CDS encoding STAS domain-containing protein has product MVRGAQPAGTLNPASVPGPCAPGPFLAVEHRGGWVVVDLPEEVDLVNIGEIEQALVRLVAAGHCRIVLNASRLDFIDSTGLSGLVRALSVARSQQGTVRFAHASPWTARVMRVAGLHRVLAVYDSVEEAVAD; this is encoded by the coding sequence ATGGTCCGCGGTGCACAGCCTGCCGGCACCCTGAACCCCGCATCGGTCCCCGGCCCCTGCGCACCCGGCCCTTTCCTCGCGGTGGAGCACCGTGGGGGGTGGGTCGTGGTCGATCTGCCCGAAGAGGTGGATCTCGTCAACATCGGCGAGATCGAGCAAGCGCTGGTCAGACTGGTCGCCGCCGGCCACTGCCGGATCGTCCTCAACGCCAGCCGGCTCGATTTCATCGACTCGACCGGCCTGAGCGGCCTGGTGCGCGCTCTGTCCGTCGCACGAAGCCAGCAGGGCACGGTCCGGTTCGCCCACGCTTCTCCGTGGACGGCCCGCGTCATGCGGGTCGCCGGCTTGCACCGGGTGCTCGCGGTGTACGACTCCGTCGAAGAGGCCGTGGCCGACTGA
- the rocD gene encoding ornithine--oxo-acid transaminase: MRGYHPYTGSHRHGGTGVRELSGARSGTEAVRLAEDHSTHNYHPLPVVLAYGEGAWVTDMEGKRYLDCLAAYSALNFGHRHPRILAAARAQLDRLTLTGRAFYHDQFGPFCQELAELAGMDMVLPMNSGAEAVESALKVARKWGYQVKRVPDGRASVVVAENNFHGRTISLVSFSTDPVTHDEYGPYTPGFRIVPYGDASALTRAIDDTTVAVLLEPVQGEAGVIVPPPHYLPAAREICTRRNVLLIADEIQSGLGRAGATFACERFGVVPDLYVLGKALGGGVLPVSAVVGRRDVLGVLRPGEHGSTFGGNPLACAVGRAVVRLLRTGEYQARARSLGQRLRARLDELVGQGVTEVRSLGLWAGIDVDPALATGREVCERLAAKGVLAKDTHGSTVRLAPPLVIEADELDWAVDRLAAVLRELRG; this comes from the coding sequence ATGCGCGGGTACCACCCCTACACGGGATCCCACCGGCACGGAGGAACGGGTGTGCGCGAGCTCAGCGGCGCGAGGAGCGGCACCGAGGCCGTCAGGCTGGCCGAGGACCACTCGACGCACAACTACCACCCGTTGCCGGTCGTGCTCGCGTACGGCGAGGGCGCCTGGGTGACCGACATGGAGGGCAAGCGGTACCTGGACTGCCTGGCCGCGTACTCCGCGCTGAACTTCGGGCACCGGCACCCGCGGATCCTCGCCGCCGCCCGAGCCCAACTGGACCGGCTCACCCTGACCGGCCGGGCGTTCTACCACGACCAGTTCGGGCCGTTCTGCCAGGAGCTGGCCGAGCTGGCCGGCATGGACATGGTGCTGCCGATGAACTCCGGGGCGGAGGCCGTGGAGAGCGCGCTCAAGGTGGCACGCAAATGGGGGTATCAGGTCAAGCGCGTCCCGGACGGCCGGGCGAGCGTGGTCGTGGCCGAGAACAACTTCCACGGCCGCACGATCAGCCTGGTGAGCTTCTCCACCGACCCGGTCACGCACGACGAGTACGGGCCGTACACGCCGGGGTTCCGGATCGTGCCGTACGGGGACGCCTCCGCGCTCACGCGCGCGATCGACGACACGACCGTGGCCGTGCTGCTGGAGCCGGTGCAGGGCGAGGCCGGGGTGATCGTGCCGCCGCCGCACTACCTGCCGGCGGCGCGGGAGATCTGCACGCGGCGCAACGTGCTGCTGATCGCCGACGAGATCCAGTCCGGGCTCGGGCGGGCGGGCGCCACGTTCGCCTGCGAGCGCTTCGGCGTCGTGCCCGACCTGTACGTGCTGGGCAAGGCCCTGGGCGGCGGCGTCCTCCCGGTGTCGGCGGTCGTCGGGCGCCGTGACGTGCTCGGCGTGCTGCGCCCCGGCGAGCACGGCAGCACGTTCGGCGGCAACCCGCTGGCGTGTGCCGTCGGCCGGGCCGTGGTCCGGCTGCTGCGCACCGGGGAGTACCAGGCGCGGGCCCGCTCGCTCGGCCAGCGGCTGCGCGCACGGCTGGACGAGCTGGTCGGGCAGGGCGTGACCGAGGTGCGCTCGCTCGGCCTGTGGGCTGGTATCGACGTCGACCCCGCGCTCGCCACCGGGCGGGAGGTGTGCGAACGGCTGGCCGCCAAGGGGGTGCTGGCCAAGGACACGCACGGCTCCACCGTCCGGCTGGCTCCGCCGCTGGTCATCGAGGCGGACGAGCTGGACTGGGCGGTCGACCGGCTCGCCGCCGTGCTGCGCGAGCTGCGCGGCTGA
- a CDS encoding GNAT family N-acetyltransferase yields the protein MNSTQDPRQDTTPFRIAPMLPEHAEQVLAIYQMGIDTGNATFETTAPDWTRWDAAHLPDHRWVALDGDRVLGWVALSPVSSRCVYAGVAEESVYVHPDAHGKGVGSALLRAVISSSEAAGIWTLQTAIFPENTASLALHRKVGFRVVGVRERIDRHHGRWRDTVFLERRSPLID from the coding sequence ATGAACAGTACGCAAGACCCCCGGCAGGACACCACGCCCTTCCGCATCGCCCCGATGCTCCCCGAGCACGCCGAGCAGGTGCTCGCCATCTACCAGATGGGGATCGACACCGGCAACGCGACCTTCGAGACCACCGCGCCCGACTGGACCCGCTGGGACGCCGCCCACCTCCCCGACCACCGCTGGGTCGCGCTCGACGGCGACCGCGTGCTCGGCTGGGTGGCGCTCAGCCCGGTGTCCAGCCGCTGCGTGTACGCCGGGGTGGCGGAGGAGTCGGTGTACGTCCACCCGGACGCGCACGGCAAGGGCGTGGGCAGCGCGCTGCTGCGGGCCGTGATCTCCTCCAGCGAGGCGGCCGGCATCTGGACCCTGCAGACCGCGATCTTCCCGGAGAACACCGCCAGCCTCGCCCTGCACCGCAAGGTCGGCTTCCGGGTGGTCGGCGTGCGGGAGCGCATCGACCGCCACCACGGGCGCTGGCGCGACACGGTCTTCCTGGAGCGCCGCAGCCCACTGATCGACTGA
- a CDS encoding DUF2905 domain-containing protein — MGRDFGPWLVIAGLALVAIGALAWAGWLSWFGRLPGDIRIVTEHTRVYVPITSMLIVSVVLTILLTLFLRR; from the coding sequence GTGGGGAGAGATTTCGGACCCTGGCTGGTGATCGCCGGGCTGGCGCTGGTGGCGATCGGGGCGCTGGCCTGGGCAGGCTGGCTCTCGTGGTTCGGCCGCCTACCGGGTGACATCCGGATCGTCACCGAGCACACCCGGGTGTACGTGCCAATCACCTCGATGTTGATCGTGTCAGTAGTGCTGACGATCCTGCTGACGCTGTTCCTCCGCCGCTGA
- a CDS encoding formimidoylglutamate deiminase: protein MAAARKWWAEYAWTPGGLAERVLIETEGERIRAVRPGADAPSEAERLRGLTLPGLANAHSHAFHRALRGRTQAERGTFWTWRRQMYAVAERLTPESYRALARAVYAEMALAGITCVGEFHYLHHAPGGVPYADPNAMGEALIQAAAEAGIRITLLDTCYLAGGIGRPLEGAQLRFGDGDAERWAARAGGLRPAAHARIGAALHSVRAVPREQMDPVVAWAADRDAPLHVHLSEQRAENEACQAAYGLTPAQVLAEAGALGPRTSVVHATHLTEQDVELIGASRAYTCMCPTTERDLADGIGPARTLYEAGSPVTLGSDSHAVIDLFEEARAVELDERLRTETRGHWSAAELLHAATAAGHASLGWPEAGRLEPGALADFVTIALDTPRLAGFRPDTAAESVVFAATAADVRHVVVGGRPVVRDGAHLLVGDVAGALERAFAEVLA from the coding sequence ATGGCGGCAGCGCGGAAGTGGTGGGCCGAGTACGCCTGGACACCGGGCGGGCTGGCCGAGCGGGTGCTGATCGAGACCGAGGGGGAGCGGATCCGGGCCGTGCGGCCGGGCGCCGACGCGCCCTCGGAGGCCGAGCGGCTGCGCGGGCTCACCCTGCCCGGGCTGGCCAACGCGCACTCGCACGCGTTCCACCGGGCGCTGCGGGGGCGAACCCAGGCCGAGCGCGGCACGTTCTGGACGTGGCGGCGGCAGATGTACGCCGTGGCAGAGCGGCTCACGCCCGAGTCGTACCGGGCGCTGGCGCGGGCCGTGTACGCGGAGATGGCGCTGGCCGGGATCACCTGCGTGGGCGAGTTCCACTACCTGCACCACGCGCCGGGCGGCGTCCCGTACGCCGACCCCAACGCCATGGGCGAGGCGCTGATCCAGGCCGCGGCCGAGGCCGGGATCAGGATCACGCTGCTGGACACCTGCTACCTGGCCGGCGGCATCGGCCGGCCGCTGGAGGGGGCGCAGCTACGGTTCGGCGACGGCGACGCCGAGCGCTGGGCGGCCCGGGCGGGCGGGCTGCGGCCCGCCGCGCACGCCCGGATCGGCGCCGCCCTGCACTCGGTGCGCGCCGTGCCGCGCGAGCAGATGGATCCGGTCGTCGCCTGGGCGGCGGACCGCGACGCACCCCTGCACGTCCACCTGTCCGAGCAGCGCGCCGAGAACGAGGCGTGCCAGGCCGCGTACGGCCTCACCCCAGCGCAGGTGCTCGCCGAAGCGGGCGCGCTCGGCCCGCGCACGTCGGTCGTGCACGCCACCCACCTGACCGAGCAGGACGTCGAGCTGATCGGCGCCTCCCGCGCGTACACCTGCATGTGCCCGACCACCGAGCGGGACCTGGCCGACGGGATCGGACCGGCGCGCACCCTGTACGAGGCGGGCTCGCCGGTCACACTCGGCAGCGACAGCCACGCGGTGATCGACCTGTTCGAGGAGGCCCGCGCGGTGGAGCTGGACGAGCGGCTGCGGACCGAGACGCGCGGCCACTGGTCCGCGGCCGAGCTGCTGCACGCCGCCACCGCCGCCGGGCATGCTTCGCTGGGGTGGCCGGAGGCCGGGCGGCTGGAACCGGGCGCGCTCGCCGACTTCGTCACGATCGCGCTGGACACCCCGCGGCTGGCCGGGTTCCGCCCGGACACCGCCGCTGAGTCGGTGGTCTTCGCCGCCACCGCCGCCGACGTGCGGCACGTGGTCGTGGGCGGCCGCCCGGTGGTGCGGGACGGGGCGCACCTGCTGGTCGGCGACGTCGCAGGCGCGCTGGAGCGGGCTTTCGCGGAGGTGCTCGCGTGA
- a CDS encoding TetR/AcrR family transcriptional regulator, producing the protein MPKVVDPEARRRELAESVWRVIRRDGLEHASVRNVAREAGLSMGSLRHYFATQSELLAFAMRLVHERVQRRIAALDLSGDPRQVVERALQEALPLDAERHAEMEVWLAFTARALVDPKLRALRDEGHSKLRELCRRCVEALARRPGLDVAAEAERLHALIDGLALHRVLDPATTTPQRVVELLAAHLDELAGQA; encoded by the coding sequence ATGCCGAAGGTCGTGGATCCGGAAGCCCGCCGGCGGGAACTCGCCGAGTCGGTGTGGCGCGTCATCCGCCGCGACGGCCTGGAACACGCCTCGGTGCGCAACGTCGCCCGGGAGGCCGGGCTCTCCATGGGCTCACTGCGGCACTACTTCGCCACCCAGTCCGAACTGCTGGCCTTCGCGATGCGGCTGGTCCACGAGCGGGTGCAGCGGCGGATCGCGGCCTTGGACCTCAGCGGCGACCCGCGCCAGGTGGTGGAGCGCGCGCTGCAGGAGGCCCTGCCGCTGGACGCCGAACGCCACGCCGAGATGGAGGTGTGGCTCGCCTTCACCGCCCGCGCCCTGGTCGACCCGAAGCTGCGCGCGCTCCGCGACGAGGGGCACTCCAAGCTGCGCGAGCTGTGCCGCCGCTGCGTCGAGGCCCTGGCCCGCCGCCCCGGCCTCGACGTCGCCGCCGAGGCCGAGCGGCTGCACGCGCTGATCGACGGGCTCGCGCTGCACCGCGTCCTGGATCCCGCGACCACGACGCCGCAGCGCGTCGTCGAGCTGCTCGCCGCGCACCTGGACGAGCTCGCCGGCCAGGCCTAG
- the hutI gene encoding imidazolonepropionase, producing MSAVLVRNISVLVTNSPEHGAGLLGVLADAALVAEDGRVAWVGPDAGAPAADEAVDAAGRCVIPGFVDSHAHLVFAGDRSAEFAARMSGRPYAAGGIRTTVAATRSATDEQLRANLRRLVTEALRQGTTTIECKSGYGLTPADEVRSLRLAREVTDEVTYLGAHVVPPEYAYHEYVDLVRGAMLDACAPYAKWVDVFCERGAFDADATREILRAGAARGLGLRVHANQLGPGPGVRIAVELRAASADHCTHLSDADVDALAASDTVATLLPGVEFSTRSPYPDARRLLDAGATVALASDCNPGSCYTSSMPFCVALAVREMRMTPEEALWAATAGGARALRRDDVGRLAPGARADFVLLDAPNPIYLAYRPGVPLVAGVWKDGIRVV from the coding sequence GTGAGCGCCGTCCTGGTCCGCAATATCTCCGTCCTGGTCACGAACTCGCCCGAGCACGGTGCGGGCCTCCTCGGCGTGCTGGCGGACGCCGCGTTGGTCGCCGAGGACGGCCGGGTCGCCTGGGTGGGCCCGGACGCGGGCGCGCCCGCCGCCGACGAGGCCGTGGACGCCGCCGGCCGCTGCGTGATCCCCGGCTTCGTGGACAGCCACGCCCACCTGGTGTTCGCCGGTGACCGGTCGGCGGAATTCGCCGCCCGGATGAGCGGCCGGCCCTACGCCGCCGGCGGCATCCGCACCACGGTCGCCGCCACCCGGTCCGCGACCGACGAGCAGTTGCGCGCCAACCTGCGCCGCCTGGTCACCGAGGCGCTGCGGCAGGGCACGACGACGATCGAGTGCAAGTCCGGGTACGGGCTCACGCCGGCCGACGAGGTGCGGTCGCTGCGCCTGGCGCGCGAGGTCACCGACGAGGTGACGTACCTGGGCGCGCACGTGGTGCCGCCGGAGTACGCGTACCACGAGTACGTGGACCTGGTCCGCGGCGCGATGCTGGACGCCTGCGCGCCGTACGCGAAGTGGGTGGACGTGTTCTGCGAGCGGGGCGCGTTCGATGCCGACGCCACCCGGGAGATCCTGCGGGCGGGCGCGGCGCGCGGGCTGGGCCTGCGGGTGCACGCCAACCAGCTCGGCCCCGGCCCGGGCGTCCGGATCGCCGTCGAGCTCCGGGCCGCGTCCGCCGACCACTGCACCCACCTGTCGGACGCGGACGTGGACGCGCTTGCCGCATCGGACACGGTGGCGACCCTGCTGCCGGGGGTGGAGTTCTCCACCCGGTCCCCGTACCCGGACGCGCGCCGGCTCCTCGACGCCGGGGCGACCGTCGCGCTGGCCAGCGACTGCAACCCAGGCTCCTGCTACACCTCCAGCATGCCGTTCTGCGTGGCGCTGGCGGTCCGGGAGATGCGGATGACCCCTGAGGAGGCGCTGTGGGCGGCCACCGCCGGGGGCGCGCGGGCGCTGCGCCGCGACGACGTCGGCCGTCTCGCGCCCGGGGCGCGCGCCGACTTCGTGCTGCTGGACGCGCCGAACCCAATCTACCTGGCGTACCGGCCAGGGGTGCCGCTGGTGGCGGGGGTGTGGAAGGACGGGATCCGCGTCGTGTAG
- a CDS encoding type II toxin-antitoxin system Phd/YefM family antitoxin, which produces MKTLPLAEVRNRLSVLVDEVARTHEAVTITRNGVPAAVVVSIEDYESIMETLALLNDPEDRDRLAEAEESVATGDVTTGEEMAELMRERVRRERGAGAA; this is translated from the coding sequence ATGAAGACACTACCACTCGCCGAGGTGCGCAACCGGCTGTCAGTCCTGGTCGACGAGGTGGCGCGCACCCACGAGGCGGTCACCATCACCCGCAACGGCGTTCCCGCCGCCGTCGTGGTGTCGATCGAGGACTACGAGTCGATCATGGAGACGCTCGCGCTGCTCAACGACCCCGAGGACCGCGACCGGCTGGCCGAGGCGGAGGAGTCCGTGGCGACCGGCGACGTGACCACCGGCGAGGAGATGGCGGAGCTCATGCGCGAACGCGTCCGGCGCGAGCGGGGAGCCGGAGCCGCGTGA